The following proteins come from a genomic window of Gammaproteobacteria bacterium:
- a CDS encoding hypothetical protein (Evidence 5 : Unknown function) codes for MGGDLFIADYVGPKYLPFKLHEIAFSGVQAAVLDAVSKFVFRGWKENFKKKNPSKMLLSGSPKPTARVRKRATNVREDSQALKTAATNSIGEFAATLHPPLLDFFGLDAALNNLAYQFSQYIGIPVRVRSSATSRRHEAIESTIYRIAQEALTNCTKHANARAIDINLADAGDWIVLTIADDGVGFDLDSLGGAKSTTSLGLLTMRERTEFAGGNFHLESAPGQGTTVRVEIPSTCIPVASVKLRRADMPHSKGGE; via the coding sequence ATGGGCGGTGATTTATTTATTGCAGATTATGTAGGACCTAAATATTTACCTTTTAAATTGCATGAAATTGCATTTAGTGGTGTGCAGGCTGCGGTATTAGATGCTGTATCAAAATTTGTATTTAGGGGTTGGAAAGAAAACTTTAAAAAAAAAAACCCGTCAAAAATGCTATTAAGCGGGAGCCCCAAACCCACCGCGAGGGTAAGAAAACGGGCGACAAACGTACGGGAGGATTCCCAGGCGTTGAAAACCGCCGCAACCAATTCCATCGGGGAATTTGCGGCCACCCTCCATCCGCCACTACTCGACTTCTTCGGTCTGGATGCGGCCTTGAACAATCTTGCTTACCAGTTTAGCCAATATATCGGTATTCCTGTACGGGTACGTTCGAGTGCTACCTCACGCCGCCATGAGGCGATCGAGAGCACGATTTACCGTATTGCGCAAGAGGCTCTGACGAACTGCACCAAACATGCCAATGCTAGGGCTATCGATATCAACCTTGCCGACGCTGGTGACTGGATCGTGCTCACTATTGCCGACGATGGTGTCGGTTTTGATCTCGATTCTTTGGGGGGTGCGAAGAGCACCACAAGCTTGGGTCTGCTCACCATGCGCGAGAGAACGGAATTCGCCGGCGGCAACTTCCACCTCGAATCAGCGCCGGGCCAGGGCACGACAGTACGAGTAGAAATTCCAAGCACTTGCATTCCGGTCGCCAGCGTGAAGTTGCGCAGGGCTGATATGCCGCACTCCAAGGGAGGGGAGTAG
- the hisF gene encoding Imidazole glycerol phosphate synthase subunit HisF encodes MGLAKRIIPCLDVDKGRVVKGVRFVEIRDAGDPVEAARRYDEQGADELTFLDITASSDDRNTMIQVVEEVASQVFIPLTVGGGIRTLEDIRRLLHAGADKVGINTAAVFTPDFVRMAAERFGSQCIVVAIDAKRVVGETQRWEIYTHGGRRPTGLDAVEWARRMVALGAGEILLTSMDRDGTRDGFDLALTRAISDAVEVPVIASGGVGRLEHLADGVIEGRADAVLAASIFHFGEYTITQAKQAMVARGIEVRL; translated from the coding sequence ATGGGCCTTGCCAAGCGTATTATTCCCTGTCTCGATGTTGACAAGGGCCGCGTCGTGAAAGGTGTTCGTTTCGTGGAGATTCGCGATGCCGGCGACCCTGTTGAGGCCGCGCGTCGTTACGATGAACAGGGGGCAGATGAACTCACCTTTCTCGACATTACTGCCAGTAGCGATGATCGTAATACGATGATCCAGGTGGTCGAAGAAGTGGCCAGTCAGGTCTTCATTCCTTTGACCGTAGGGGGCGGTATTCGCACCTTGGAGGATATTCGGCGTCTGCTTCATGCGGGGGCAGATAAAGTAGGCATCAATACTGCCGCCGTCTTTACGCCCGACTTTGTACGCATGGCGGCGGAGCGATTCGGTTCGCAATGTATTGTGGTTGCGATCGACGCCAAGCGCGTGGTGGGTGAAACGCAGCGTTGGGAGATCTATACCCATGGCGGGCGTCGCCCCACAGGCTTGGATGCAGTGGAATGGGCTCGGCGCATGGTGGCATTGGGTGCGGGAGAGATTCTACTCACGAGCATGGATCGTGATGGTACTCGCGATGGTTTTGATCTGGCGCTCACTCGGGCCATTTCCGATGCGGTGGAGGTACCGGTAATTGCCTCGGGTGGCGTGGGTCGGTTGGAGCATTTAGCCGATGGGGTCATCGAGGGACGGGCGGATGCAGTATTAGCCGCCAGTATCTTTCACTTCGGGGAATACACCATCACCCAGGCCAAACAGGCAATGGTTGCACGCGGGATTGAGGTACGACTCTGA
- a CDS encoding conserved membrane hypothetical protein (Evidence 4 : Unknown function but conserved in other organisms) — protein MKRLLLALVLISSTTLPMTADAGVIREAGRSCVFGAALIATTTYLGLTPALLSTGPFTLPVALQSTTASNAVVGCGVTAAAATAASVFTWLYDSVF, from the coding sequence ATGAAGCGTCTACTATTAGCCCTGGTGCTAATCTCCAGCACCACTCTACCGATGACCGCAGATGCGGGAGTCATTCGTGAGGCGGGGCGTTCCTGCGTATTTGGTGCGGCCCTGATTGCCACCACCACCTATCTTGGACTGACCCCAGCGTTATTGAGCACTGGCCCATTTACTTTGCCAGTTGCGCTCCAATCGACAACCGCCTCTAATGCGGTCGTGGGTTGCGGTGTTACCGCTGCGGCGGCAACGGCCGCCTCGGTGTTTACCTGGCTCTACGACTCAGTTTTCTAA
- the hemA gene encoding glutamyl-tRNA reductase, whose protein sequence is MGLGYHHTSDAPFSVACHRYAHPAQSPVALFEPSTMSLLAFGINHKTAPVAIRERVAFTPDRVDYALHQLASHSAIQEAAILSTCNRTEIYLGMDRPETDEVLGWLADFHQLPNRDLLPYTYAHPDQVAVRHILRVASGLDSLILGEPQILGQMKAAYTVARDAGTISTRLDRLFQHTFAVAKQVRTDTAIGSSPVSVAFAAVGLARQIFSTLTARTALLIGAGETIELAARHLRQNGIGRIIVANRTLERAHLLATELGGYAIALHEIENHLAEADIVISSTASPQPILTKSTVEAAIKIRRHRPIFMVDIAVPRDIESEVGKLADVYLYTVDDLTEVIQENLRSRQEAAKQAEEIIDVQVAAFMGWIQSLDAVSTICAYRAHAESLRDLELERAQRMLAAGRDPAEVLRLLARGLTNKFLHRPCTQLRQAAYEGRTEILSIAQELFDLGE, encoded by the coding sequence ATGGGTCTCGGATACCATCACACATCTGATGCCCCGTTTTCGGTGGCTTGTCATCGCTACGCTCATCCCGCACAATCGCCTGTTGCCCTCTTCGAACCCTCGACAATGTCCCTTCTGGCCTTTGGAATCAACCACAAGACTGCACCGGTGGCAATCCGAGAGAGGGTAGCCTTTACACCGGATCGGGTCGACTACGCCCTACATCAGCTTGCCTCGCACTCGGCCATCCAAGAGGCCGCGATCCTTTCTACCTGTAACCGAACGGAAATCTACCTGGGCATGGATCGTCCAGAAACTGATGAGGTCTTGGGATGGCTCGCCGATTTTCACCAACTACCCAACCGTGATCTGCTCCCTTACACCTATGCGCACCCAGACCAAGTGGCGGTGCGGCACATTTTGCGGGTCGCAAGCGGTTTGGATTCACTCATCTTGGGTGAGCCCCAGATCCTGGGGCAGATGAAGGCGGCCTACACCGTAGCACGCGACGCAGGCACCATCAGTACTCGGTTGGATCGGTTGTTCCAGCATACCTTCGCCGTTGCCAAACAGGTACGCACCGACACCGCCATTGGCAGCTCGCCAGTATCGGTAGCCTTTGCAGCGGTAGGTCTGGCACGTCAGATCTTCAGTACCCTGACCGCACGCACCGCCCTGCTCATTGGTGCGGGTGAGACCATCGAATTGGCGGCTCGTCATCTGCGTCAAAACGGCATTGGGCGCATCATTGTCGCCAATCGTACTCTGGAACGCGCCCACCTCTTAGCAACAGAATTAGGCGGTTACGCCATCGCCTTGCACGAGATAGAGAATCACTTGGCCGAGGCCGATATCGTCATCTCTTCCACGGCGAGCCCTCAACCCATCCTAACCAAAAGCACCGTAGAAGCTGCTATCAAGATCCGTCGCCACCGACCCATATTTATGGTAGATATCGCGGTGCCCAGGGATATCGAATCCGAGGTAGGAAAACTGGCGGATGTCTACCTTTACACGGTGGATGACTTAACGGAGGTAATCCAGGAGAATCTACGCTCACGCCAGGAGGCAGCGAAACAGGCCGAGGAGATTATCGATGTCCAGGTTGCGGCCTTCATGGGCTGGATACAATCCCTGGATGCGGTGTCCACTATCTGTGCCTACCGCGCCCATGCGGAGAGCCTGCGCGACTTGGAGCTAGAGAGGGCTCAACGGATGCTCGCCGCTGGCAGGGACCCAGCCGAAGTACTACGACTGCTGGCACGAGGTTTAACCAACAAATTCCTCCACCGGCCTTGTACGCAGTTACGTCAAGCCGCCTATGAAGGCCGTACCGAGATCCTCTCCATAGCACAGGAATTATTCGATCTCGGCGAATAA
- the ytoA gene encoding Uncharacterized transferase YtoA — MNSHHSSSHTYSYAFTTSGAAPEAGSGVIHSISPMILPYRGVLPRIDPTAFIAPGAVVIGDVVIGPESSIWFGCVVRGDVNVIRIGARTNIQDGSVIHVASFGKGTHIGNDVTVGHCALLHDCQLDDYAFVGMKSAVMDGARIESYAMLAAGALLSPRKTLPAGQLWAGTPAKFLRDLTPNDRSEFELRSRQYVALGQEYRS, encoded by the coding sequence ATGAATTCTCATCATTCATCTAGTCATACCTATTCCTATGCCTTTACTACATCGGGCGCAGCCCCCGAGGCTGGGTCTGGGGTAATTCATAGCATTTCCCCGATGATCCTACCCTATCGCGGGGTTCTGCCGAGAATCGACCCCACGGCCTTTATTGCGCCGGGTGCGGTGGTGATTGGAGATGTGGTCATCGGGCCGGAGAGTTCGATCTGGTTTGGTTGCGTGGTGCGGGGTGATGTGAATGTGATCCGGATCGGAGCACGTACCAATATCCAGGATGGTAGCGTGATCCACGTCGCATCTTTTGGGAAAGGGACCCATATCGGTAACGATGTAACGGTGGGACACTGCGCATTGTTACATGATTGCCAGTTGGATGATTACGCCTTTGTTGGTATGAAATCCGCTGTAATGGATGGGGCACGCATCGAGAGTTATGCGATGTTGGCGGCAGGCGCCTTGTTGTCGCCACGAAAAACGTTGCCGGCGGGACAACTTTGGGCCGGAACACCCGCCAAATTCCTACGTGATCTAACGCCAAATGACCGTTCCGAATTTGAACTGCGCTCGCGGCAATATGTTGCCTTGGGACAGGAGTATCGCTCATGA
- a CDS encoding conserved membrane hypothetical protein (Evidence 4 : Unknown function but conserved in other organisms), translated as MNKLGIPTKKSVLPKATGPVFFAAGFRPFFLFAGLQAALMLPLWLAMWWGWLDLNLRWPAMIWHGHEMVFGFAGAAIGGFLLTAVPNWTNTAPVEGRPLMVLSAVWLLGRAAFVFSGWLPLPLVVVIELAYLPLLAVLVAGPLLRTRAWHNVAFLPILMALWLCDLVMLIGDMMRGLYAAIGLVLVLIAVIAGRIVPSFTRNWLFLQHKQIEPRRYAWIEQGGGRRFGGVGLCGLDSGAGVSGCGWAVACGGCSPLGATGRLAWPIRIG; from the coding sequence ATGAATAAACTCGGCATTCCTACGAAGAAATCAGTTCTACCCAAAGCGACGGGGCCAGTATTTTTCGCTGCTGGGTTCCGCCCCTTCTTTCTATTTGCAGGATTGCAGGCTGCATTGATGTTGCCATTATGGTTGGCAATGTGGTGGGGTTGGTTAGACCTGAACCTGCGCTGGCCGGCGATGATATGGCACGGCCATGAGATGGTGTTCGGCTTTGCGGGTGCGGCCATCGGGGGGTTTCTACTGACTGCGGTGCCCAATTGGACCAATACCGCCCCGGTCGAAGGACGACCATTGATGGTGTTATCTGCCGTGTGGTTGCTGGGACGAGCGGCCTTTGTCTTCTCTGGATGGCTACCATTGCCATTGGTGGTGGTGATTGAACTGGCCTATCTGCCGTTATTGGCAGTCTTGGTGGCCGGGCCATTGCTTCGTACGCGGGCTTGGCACAATGTTGCCTTTCTGCCAATTCTCATGGCGTTGTGGCTATGCGATCTGGTGATGCTCATCGGTGACATGATGCGTGGCTTGTACGCTGCGATTGGTCTGGTGCTGGTGCTCATCGCGGTAATTGCTGGTCGTATCGTTCCCTCTTTTACTCGTAACTGGTTATTTCTACAGCATAAACAGATTGAGCCACGGCGCTACGCCTGGATCGAGCAGGGGGGGGGCCGCAGGTTCGGTGGTGTTGGCCTTTGTGGCTTGGATAGTGGCGCCGGGGTCTCCGGTTGCGGGTGGGCTGTTGCTTGCGGCGGCTGTTCTCCACTTGGTGCGACTGGCCGGTTGGCGTGGCCTATCCGCATTGGCTGA
- a CDS encoding conserved membrane hypothetical protein (Evidence 4 : Unknown function but conserved in other organisms) — MRLAGWRGLSALAEPLLWVLHLGYLWLVVGLALLGLSAFMTTLPTSAALHALTAGCIATMIIGVMSRATLGHSGRPLTVTWPTVAAYLLVTVGAVVRLVAPLTPLSMVLIEVGGLLWALAWVLFTVVYWPILTRPRIDGQPG, encoded by the coding sequence GTGCGACTGGCCGGTTGGCGTGGCCTATCCGCATTGGCTGAGCCTCTGCTGTGGGTGCTCCACCTCGGCTACCTCTGGTTAGTGGTTGGATTGGCATTGTTGGGATTGTCTGCCTTCATGACGACACTACCGACCTCAGCAGCGTTACACGCACTCACCGCTGGTTGTATAGCCACGATGATCATTGGGGTGATGAGTCGGGCGACGCTGGGCCATTCGGGCCGTCCGTTGACGGTGACATGGCCGACCGTGGCGGCCTACCTGTTGGTTACGGTCGGGGCAGTGGTACGGTTGGTGGCCCCACTGACGCCGCTATCCATGGTGTTGATTGAGGTGGGAGGATTGCTCTGGGCTTTGGCCTGGGTGCTATTTACAGTGGTCTACTGGCCGATTCTCACCCGTCCCCGCATCGATGGGCAGCCGGGGTAG
- the rlmB gene encoding 23S rRNA 2'-O-ribose G2251 methyltransferase, with translation MDTETLIYGVHAVRAALAQGRVRNLWLDASRQDARLQAVRTMAATLPCQNIERKVLDAMVPGVRHQGVVARCLGQALLTEDDLPALLGTLQEPAFLLVLDGVQDPHNLGACLRNADAAGVHAVIAPRDRAAGLTPAVRKVASGAAEVVPFVQVTNLARALRTLKENGMWLVGADGNASQSLYEVSLTGPLVLVMGTEGRGLRRLSAELCDFLVHIPMLGTVESLNVSVASGICLFEALRQRQLVPKKHP, from the coding sequence ATGGATACCGAGACACTGATCTATGGGGTACACGCCGTGCGTGCTGCCCTCGCACAGGGACGGGTGCGTAATTTGTGGCTGGATGCCAGTCGCCAGGATGCTCGACTACAGGCCGTGCGTACGATGGCCGCAACTCTTCCGTGCCAAAACATCGAGCGTAAAGTATTGGATGCGATGGTCCCTGGCGTTCGCCACCAGGGGGTGGTAGCGCGTTGCCTGGGGCAGGCCTTACTCACCGAAGATGACCTACCAGCACTGTTGGGGACTTTGCAAGAACCAGCCTTTTTGCTGGTGTTGGACGGGGTCCAAGACCCGCACAACCTGGGGGCGTGTCTGCGTAACGCGGATGCGGCGGGGGTCCATGCCGTGATCGCGCCGCGTGATCGGGCCGCAGGACTTACCCCAGCCGTTCGTAAGGTGGCAAGTGGTGCGGCGGAGGTCGTGCCCTTTGTCCAGGTTACCAACCTTGCCCGCGCCTTGCGTACGCTCAAGGAAAATGGGATGTGGCTGGTTGGAGCGGATGGTAATGCCTCCCAATCCCTCTATGAGGTAAGCCTTACCGGTCCATTGGTATTGGTGATGGGAACTGAGGGACGGGGGTTGCGCCGACTCAGTGCCGAACTCTGTGATTTTCTCGTACATATTCCGATGCTCGGCACGGTGGAAAGTTTGAATGTGTCGGTGGCCAGCGGTATCTGCCTATTCGAGGCACTACGCCAACGTCAGCTCGTTCCGAAAAAACATCCTTAG
- a CDS encoding hypothetical protein (Evidence 5 : Unknown function), whose product MSTCNLRDHRRLLATPIGTSLLRIDLALDLYARNPFRMLVTPAWLEDDRRDALVQRFRNLYKLRPEAAMGGVLRIGYEELADIRDPVGLLNDLREPQRRLVWELFWPHVGQKDFNRISAGGVLNIPKNAPLPSSLRPTGEGESAATPTTATSAATTAVSPTAQAATDVVEGAEVGGGKESASRVNQDLFFASTRDLGRMAALCERDQNESEPKVSQEDGGVSFQTLPKERLTDTALWTHTLAILHHNRALAIEVSITASIEPLKMRMYRAGADEHWRKSFGYWAATIANPIFWEYLKSRVAIFDDPQLQPSHLEPLRDELPAALLAFNATLLRAYVGAGCMEDAARHMRLLGINPFRLPLQQSIMVGLVREVANAWLNPLIQQLESQRPREKCSWRVLRDWLTPIIESAEKLPVEIKEKFGVDEITLAEMQFDNLAEKIFDSLGPDMVDYQPSSERTLLFLLLVLRKILGLPLSASLQRKVEERRGEYTENLYGRFYANPHQARQLDPTECWFLPGELADPEASLLLPVHKPTSEKGKAALWSSQEVLVPRSQLADTLHLGKAEEVGEQRQAEADRFIKLIEEFTLEAERDKHRIETACAAAIAEEDAYRKVRMRIFDEELFPEETPLKTEVQKVEDSFRPRISEVEMRLAAARATTAERWTPALVAARKTLTRLEPLNRLVRVNLPLVVVIGGAMALSISTFSAARMWAIQYLTPLELVLRTRWYASDYFVEQIPVVVAILLTVILTIVFTEIILAGKARAAQHKLQKTEERHQEALAWIDQVVQEQRDVILREQEGQLLEQRTKLQDIAQRREVFTQEMNQIVASVQSRHQQEIERRQATFTNHLVQLQLRLDAYKSPPKTVDEKGDFTAYVEALRIGYLPGEQPQRKDLKALSKRHVAKLWPF is encoded by the coding sequence ATGTCTACCTGTAACCTACGTGATCATCGTCGGCTGTTGGCGACTCCTATCGGTACCTCGCTGCTCAGGATAGATCTGGCGCTCGATCTGTACGCTAGAAATCCGTTTCGAATGCTCGTCACGCCCGCCTGGTTGGAAGATGATCGGCGTGATGCCCTTGTTCAGCGTTTTCGGAATCTATACAAGCTGCGCCCCGAAGCTGCCATGGGCGGCGTTCTACGTATTGGCTACGAAGAACTCGCGGATATCCGTGACCCGGTCGGGCTTCTGAACGACCTGCGCGAACCCCAGCGACGCCTAGTGTGGGAATTGTTTTGGCCGCATGTCGGACAAAAGGATTTCAATCGTATCTCCGCTGGGGGTGTGCTCAATATCCCAAAAAATGCTCCACTCCCTTCCTCTCTTCGGCCGACAGGAGAGGGGGAATCTGCCGCGACGCCTACCACTGCAACCTCTGCGGCAACAACAGCGGTATCCCCGACTGCTCAGGCTGCTACGGACGTAGTGGAAGGGGCAGAGGTCGGTGGTGGAAAAGAGTCAGCGTCGCGAGTGAACCAGGATCTTTTTTTCGCGTCTACTCGCGACCTTGGGCGTATGGCCGCGCTCTGTGAACGTGATCAAAACGAGAGCGAGCCAAAAGTTTCGCAAGAGGACGGGGGTGTTTCTTTTCAGACATTACCCAAGGAAAGGCTTACTGATACGGCACTGTGGACTCACACCCTGGCCATTCTTCATCACAATCGTGCGTTGGCCATTGAGGTATCGATTACTGCCTCGATCGAACCGCTAAAAATGCGTATGTACCGCGCTGGGGCGGATGAACACTGGCGCAAATCTTTTGGGTATTGGGCCGCGACAATTGCGAACCCGATATTCTGGGAATATCTGAAGAGCCGGGTCGCGATCTTTGATGACCCGCAATTACAGCCATCGCACCTGGAACCGTTGCGTGACGAATTACCGGCCGCGCTTCTGGCTTTTAATGCCACTCTGTTGCGGGCCTATGTGGGGGCGGGTTGCATGGAGGATGCGGCTCGACACATGCGTCTACTCGGTATCAATCCCTTTCGTCTGCCCCTTCAGCAGAGCATTATGGTGGGGTTGGTGCGCGAGGTGGCGAATGCCTGGTTGAATCCCTTAATACAGCAGCTAGAAAGCCAACGTCCGCGTGAGAAGTGTTCTTGGCGGGTGCTGCGTGATTGGTTGACGCCGATTATTGAGTCTGCCGAAAAATTGCCGGTTGAAATCAAGGAAAAGTTCGGGGTAGATGAGATTACCTTGGCCGAGATGCAATTCGATAACCTCGCGGAAAAGATCTTCGACAGTCTTGGGCCGGACATGGTGGATTATCAACCATCCAGTGAGCGAACCTTACTGTTCTTGCTCCTGGTTCTACGAAAGATCTTGGGATTACCTCTCTCTGCTTCACTACAAAGGAAAGTGGAGGAACGCCGTGGTGAATATACCGAAAACCTCTACGGTCGTTTCTATGCCAATCCGCACCAAGCACGACAACTGGATCCTACCGAATGTTGGTTTCTGCCAGGAGAATTAGCCGATCCAGAGGCATCTCTCTTGTTACCTGTCCACAAACCCACCTCCGAGAAGGGCAAGGCTGCACTCTGGAGTTCGCAGGAGGTATTGGTTCCACGTTCGCAATTGGCCGATACCCTCCATCTTGGTAAAGCGGAAGAGGTTGGTGAACAACGGCAGGCTGAGGCCGATCGATTTATCAAATTGATCGAGGAGTTTACCCTAGAGGCCGAGCGTGACAAGCACCGCATCGAAACCGCCTGCGCTGCTGCGATTGCCGAAGAGGATGCGTATCGAAAGGTGCGAATGCGCATCTTTGATGAAGAACTCTTCCCTGAGGAAACTCCGCTCAAGACCGAGGTACAAAAAGTCGAGGATAGTTTTCGACCGCGTATTTCCGAGGTAGAGATGCGCTTGGCGGCCGCACGCGCGACTACTGCGGAACGCTGGACACCAGCATTGGTCGCTGCCCGTAAAACTCTCACACGACTTGAACCGTTGAACAGATTGGTGCGCGTCAATCTTCCCCTGGTTGTCGTCATCGGTGGTGCTATGGCGCTGTCGATCTCTACTTTTTCTGCTGCCCGGATGTGGGCTATTCAATATTTGACGCCGCTGGAATTGGTCTTACGTACCCGCTGGTACGCCTCGGATTACTTCGTAGAGCAGATTCCCGTGGTGGTTGCGATCCTTCTGACCGTAATACTAACGATAGTTTTCACCGAGATCATTCTGGCGGGTAAGGCGCGTGCGGCCCAGCACAAGTTGCAGAAAACAGAAGAACGCCATCAAGAGGCCCTTGCCTGGATTGACCAAGTGGTCCAAGAGCAACGCGATGTAATCCTTCGTGAGCAGGAAGGACAACTTTTAGAGCAACGCACCAAATTGCAGGACATTGCGCAACGTCGTGAGGTGTTTACCCAGGAGATGAATCAGATCGTAGCGAGTGTCCAAAGTCGTCACCAACAAGAGATTGAGCGTCGTCAGGCCACTTTCACCAATCACTTGGTGCAATTGCAGCTACGCCTCGACGCCTATAAGAGTCCTCCCAAGACCGTTGATGAGAAAGGCGATTTTACCGCCTATGTTGAGGCACTACGGATCGGCTATCTACCCGGCGAGCAGCCCCAGCGAAAGGATCTCAAGGCCCTCAGTAAACGCCATGTGGCGAAGTTATGGCCATTCTGA
- a CDS encoding DUF29 domain-containing protein: MYTTHYDHDFYAWANEQAALLRSGNLSQVDIENIAEEIASMGRSEKRELIHRLAVLLTHLLKWQFQPTLRSKSWRSTIKVQRRDLARHLADNPSLKSIITDAIYEAYGNAVITAAGETDLDEDSFPEMCPYTFSQMMNAGFWP; the protein is encoded by the coding sequence ATGTATACGACCCACTATGACCATGATTTTTATGCCTGGGCCAATGAACAAGCTGCATTGTTGCGATCCGGGAATCTGTCTCAGGTAGATATCGAGAACATCGCCGAAGAGATCGCAAGCATGGGTAGAAGTGAAAAACGTGAACTTATCCATCGCCTTGCTGTGCTGCTTACGCATCTATTAAAATGGCAGTTTCAGCCAACACTACGTAGTAAATCTTGGCGGTCTACCATTAAGGTTCAACGTCGTGATTTGGCACGTCACCTTGCTGATAATCCAAGCCTCAAATCAATAATCACGGACGCTATCTATGAAGCTTATGGTAACGCCGTAATCACTGCCGCTGGCGAAACAGACCTTGATGAAGATAGCTTCCCAGAAATGTGCCCATATACTTTCTCACAGATGATGAATGCCGGTTTCTGGCCTTAA
- a CDS encoding hypothetical protein (Evidence 5 : Unknown function) → MLAAYTSWLPVLLIGSALPGLWTIGHYVFRQHQWRMHNTANERLANYYSWLLTERSSAPEIRLFDLGDYHQRLFRNLRQQLRSGRLSLAREEMKAELIAGSVAWLGGLGSMAWMLVRATQGMASLGDLVLCYQAFQQGQNLLRSLMESTGRIYRSVLFLENLFQFLSIQSQLRVAEHPQSLTWPLQKGIRFEGVTFRYPGSELTALDNFSLTLPAARVTAIVGHNGAGKSTLIKLLCRFYDPQQGVIRVDGVDLRELDITELRRQITILFQEPVRYHTTAGENIAMGDRGADPDGERIQRAARAAGAAAPIERLPKGYDTALGRWFGGTELSVGEWQRVALARAFLRNAPIIILDEPTSAMDSWAESDWLSRFRELTEGHTALMITHRFTTAMHADMIYVMIEGRIIESGTHGQLLAAGGHYAESWQAQMKEIGINQAG, encoded by the coding sequence ATGCTGGCTGCATATACGTCATGGCTCCCCGTGCTGCTTATTGGTAGCGCCCTACCGGGACTATGGACGATTGGCCACTATGTATTCCGCCAACATCAATGGCGGATGCACAATACCGCGAACGAGCGTCTAGCCAATTACTACAGTTGGTTATTAACGGAACGCAGCAGCGCCCCCGAGATTCGCCTATTCGATCTCGGCGACTATCACCAGAGATTATTTAGAAACTTACGACAACAGTTACGTAGTGGTCGACTTTCCTTGGCGCGAGAGGAAATGAAGGCAGAACTAATCGCTGGCTCGGTCGCCTGGTTAGGCGGATTGGGCAGCATGGCCTGGATGTTGGTGCGTGCGACCCAGGGTATGGCCAGTTTGGGTGATCTCGTGCTCTGCTACCAAGCCTTTCAACAGGGACAGAATCTGCTCAGGTCCCTGATGGAAAGTACCGGCCGTATCTATCGGAGCGTGTTGTTTCTGGAAAATTTGTTTCAATTTCTATCGATCCAATCGCAACTCCGCGTGGCTGAGCATCCTCAATCGCTAACGTGGCCACTACAGAAGGGAATTCGTTTCGAAGGGGTTACATTTCGCTATCCCGGTAGTGAACTTACTGCATTGGATAACTTCTCTCTGACCTTACCAGCGGCGCGGGTAACCGCCATTGTGGGACACAACGGTGCCGGGAAGAGTACGTTAATCAAATTGCTTTGTCGTTTTTATGATCCACAACAAGGAGTGATTCGGGTGGATGGCGTGGATCTGAGGGAATTGGATATCACTGAATTACGCCGCCAGATTACCATTCTGTTCCAAGAACCGGTACGTTATCACACCACCGCAGGGGAAAATATTGCCATGGGTGACCGGGGGGCGGATCCTGATGGCGAACGTATCCAAAGGGCCGCTCGGGCCGCAGGTGCTGCGGCCCCAATTGAGCGATTGCCAAAAGGCTACGATACCGCATTGGGTCGATGGTTTGGTGGTACGGAACTAAGTGTTGGCGAATGGCAACGGGTGGCATTAGCACGTGCCTTTCTGCGCAATGCCCCAATTATTATCTTGGACGAACCGACCAGTGCGATGGATTCCTGGGCAGAGTCCGATTGGTTGAGTCGTTTCCGTGAATTGACCGAAGGACATACGGCATTAATGATTACTCATCGTTTTACCACCGCCATGCATGCCGATATGATCTATGTCATGATCGAGGGTCGCATCATTGAATCAGGTACCCACGGGCAGTTACTTGCGGCTGGTGGACATTACGCGGAATCCTGGCAGGCACAAATGAAAGAGATTGGGATCAACCAAGCGGGATAG